The following coding sequences are from one Salvia hispanica cultivar TCC Black 2014 chromosome 3, UniMelb_Shisp_WGS_1.0, whole genome shotgun sequence window:
- the LOC125211119 gene encoding TGACG-sequence-specific DNA-binding protein TGA-1A-like gives MMNSTSTQFVPSRRMGIYEPIHQMSMWGDFKGTNCLDASPPMILEVDPKLDNQSEDTSHGTVGHSNKYDQEASKPPDKVLRRLAQNREAARKSRLRKKAYVQQLESSKLRLIQLEQELGRARQQGMYTGSALDASPLSYAGSMNPGIATFELEYGHWVEEQDRQLADLRNALNSPEMGDVELRIFVDGGLRHYFDLFKMKATAAKIDVFYLMSGMWKTSGERFFFWIGGFRPSELLKVLLPHLEPLTEQQRLDLGNLAQSCQQAEDALSQGMDRLHQILGAAIAKQLGEGNYLPQVGAAIEKLDDLVRFVGQADHLRQETLQQISRILTTRQAARGLLALGEYFQRLRALSSLWSSRPRESS, from the exons ATGATGAATTCTACGTCCACGCAATTCGTTCCATCAAGACGGATGGGGATATACGAGCCAATCCATCAAATGAGTATGTGGGGAGATTTTAAAGGTACAAACTGTCTCGATGCATCCCCACCGATGATTCTGGAGGTCGACCCCAAACTAGACAATCAG TCAGAGGATACTTCACATGGAACCGTTGGACATTCGAATAAATACGACCAAGAAGCAAGTAAACCACCGGATAAG GTATTGAGGCGTCTAGCACAGAACCGTGAGGCTGCTCGTAAAAGTCGTCTAAGGAAAAAG GCCTATGTTCAGCAGTTAGAAAGCAGTAAACTAAGACTAATTCAGTTAGAGCAAGAGCTTGGCCGAGCCCGGCAACAG GGGATGTACACTGGAAGTGCTTTAGACGCTAGTCCGCTATCTTATGCTGGCAGTATGAATCCAG GCATTGCTACGTTCGAACTCGAGTATGGACACTGGGTGGAAGAGCAAGATAGGCAGCTAGCTGATCTGAGGAATGCTTTGAATTCGCCAGAAATGGGAGATGTGGAGCTGCGAATATTCGTTGACGGAGGACTTAGGCACTATTTCGATCTTTTCAAAATGAAAGCCACAGCTGCGAAGATCGATGTTTTCTATCTCATGTCTGGCATGTGGAAAACCTCGGGCGAGCGCTTTTTCTTCTGGATTGGCGGATTTCGGCCTTCTGAGCTTCTAAAG GTTCTGTTACCACATTTGGAGCCGTTAACCGAGCAACAACGTCTGGATCTTGGAAATCTCGCGCAATCGTGTCAGCAAGCAGAAGACGCGTTATCACAGGGGATGGACCGGCTCCACCAAATTCTCGGGGCAGCAATAGCCAAACAGCTCGGTGAAGGGAATTACCTCCCGCAGGTCGGTGCTGCCATCGAGAAGTTGGATGATCTGGTCAGGTTCGTCGGCCAG GCAGACCATCTGAGGCAGGAAACTCTGCAGCAGATTTCGCGGATCCTGACCACCCGGCAGGCAGCTCGGGGGCTTCTTGCGTTGGGCGAGTACTTTCAACGTCTCCGGGCGTTGAGCTCGCTTTGGTCGTCGCGGCCTCGTGAGTCGTCGTAG
- the LOC125211118 gene encoding alanine--glyoxylate aminotransferase 2 homolog 1, mitochondrial, translating to MGIERKLLIGARRCLSTSNVGLQRAAAPPSLPPFDYDPKPYDGPRADEVFEKRKRFLGPSLFHYYQKPLNIVEGKMQYLFDENGRRYLDAFAGIVTVSCGHCHPDILNAIVEQSRLLQHATTIYLHHAIGDFAEALASKMPGNLKVVYFVNSGTEANELAMLMARLYSGNLGMIALRNAYHGGSSNTIGLTALNTWKYPIPQGEIHHVMNPNPYRGVFGSDGKRYADEVQDHIDHGTSGKVAGFIAETIQGVGGAVELAPGYLKSVYDIIRKAGGVCIADEVQTGFGRTGSHYWGFETQGVVPDIVTMAKGIGNGLPLGAVVTTPEIASVLSQKIQFNTFGGNPVCSAGGLAVLQVLEKEKRQRHCAEVGSHMLGRLRELQQKHDIIGDVRGSGLMVGIELVSDREKKTPAKAETAVLFESLRELGILVGKGGLHGNVFRIKPPMCFGKDDADFLVDGLDYAMSKL from the exons ATGGGGATTGAAAGGAAGCTTTTAATTGGGGCAAGGCGCTGCCTTTCCACCTCTAATGTCGGACTTCAACGCGCCGCCGCTCCTCCCTCTCTGCCGCCTTTTGACTACGATCCCAAGCCCTACGACGGCCCCCGAGCTGATGAGGTCTTCGAGAAGCGAAAGCGATTCTTGGGCCCCTCCCTTTTCCACTACTACCAGAAGCCT TTGAATATAGTTGAAGGGAAGATGCAGTACTTGTTTGATGAAAATGGAAGGCGCTATCTCGATGCGTTTGCAGGCATTGTGACAGTGTCTTGTGGCCATTGCCATCCGGACATCCTCAATGCGATTGTCGAGCAAAGCAGGCTTCTTCAGCACGCCACCACGATATACCTACATCACGCCATTGGTGATTTTGCAGAGGCGCTAGCATCTAAAATGCCCGGAAATCTGAAG GTTGTGTATTTTGTAAATTCAGGGACTGAAGCCAACGAGCTTGCTATGCTGATGGCTCGACTGTACAGTGGAAACCTTGGCATGATTGCATTGAGGAATGCATACCATGGTGGAAGTTCTAATACGATAGGGTTGACGGCTCTCAACACGTGGAAGTATCCTATTCCTCAG GGTGAGATTCATCATGTTATGAACCCAAACCCATATCGTGGAGTGTTTGGCTCTGATGGCAAGCGCTATGCTGACGAGGTACAAGACCACATCGATCACGGAACATCAGGAAAAGTCGCTGGGTTTATTGCAGAGACGATTCAG GGTGTTGGTGGAGCAGTCGAGTTAGCCCCTGGATACTTAAAATCGGTCTATGACATTATCCGTAAAGCTGGTGGTGTCTGTATTGCTGATGAGGTGCAAACTGGCTTTGGCCGGACAGGAAGCCACTATTGGGGGTTTGAGACGCAGGGAGTCGTTCCTGATATAGTCACTATGGCCAAG GGCATAGGTAACGGTCTTCCACTCGGAGCAGTGGTAACAACTCCCGAAATCGCAAGCGTACTGTCTCAGAAAATACAGTTCAACACATTCGGGGGCAACCCAGTCTGCTCGGCTGGTGGACTAGCAGTGCTGCAAGTTCTTGAAAAGGAGAAACGCCAGCGGCACTGTGCGGAGGTTGGCTCTCACATGCTCGGGCGCCTCAGAGAACTGCAACAAAAGCACGATA TAATCGGGGACGTGAGGGGAAGCGGCTTAATGGTGGGGATAGAACTCGTGTCTGACCGGGAGAAGAAGACACCCGCCAAGGCAGAAACTGCTGTTCTATTTGAAAGCCTTAGAG AGCTCGGGATCTTGGTCGGGAAAGGCGGGCTTCATGGGAATGTTTTCAGGATAAAGCCACCAATGTGTTTTGGCAAAGATGATGCTG ATTTCTTGGTGGATGGACTGGACTATGCCATGTCCAAGCTCTGA
- the LOC125209332 gene encoding uncharacterized protein LOC125209332 — MATITLPRSIVIKSKAYRDKGYAYFKADGATVLIRGDDIFSTLVKIESEMATINDKCINLRFGYFNRYWQQSGNSNFIVAESDQPQEDVTKPSCTLFEPVKVDDNGVFYFTHVQSGRRVLVDSLTMGFYVDEKAGDDEKAYLTFVDWTTLVKLPPNISLKVDNGKYLRTRSPILEFVSEDRNKQDSSFVVELQPDGHVKIGQGQALSTRSYWGEIAAASYMFWPIKIDETSIAFRSQYIQNFCCRRERNPISGELENFLRASANSITKEAIMEVQESLLSRKIYNVRYQMEYAQIFNEAPFVAGSTSLSNPNEGVATVQASITYTDEKSYSFTRSLSLTRGVSSTIEVGVPIITSTSITVSYEINGSFEWGETMTTSTSVTATGIVPVPGKSMVIVDYVGTRGICNIPYSYTQQDTSSIDGKIVNTILYDGIYSGVSYYNFSFNVREIKSL; from the exons ATGGCAACAATCACTCTTCCAAGGTCCATCGTGATCAAATCCAAAGCTTACCGCGATAAAGGCTATGCTTACTTCAAGGCAGACGGCGCCACCGTACTTATCAGAGGAGACGACATATTCAGCACGCTCGTCAAGATTGAGTCGGAGATGGCAACAATCAACGACAAATGCATCAACCTACGATTCGGTTACTTCAACAGATACTGGCAGCAGAGCGGAAACAGCAACTTCATCGTTGCTGAATCCGACCAGCCACAGGAGGACGTCACAAAGCCCTCCTGCACCTTGTTCGAGCCCGTCAAGGTTGATGATAACGGCGTCTTCTACTTTACCCACGTCCAGAGCGGAAGGCGCGTGTTGGTAGATAGCCTGACCATGGGCTTCTACGTCGATGAAAAGGCCGGAGATGATGAGAAAGCCTATCTAACTTTTGTGGATTGGACCACATTAGTTAAACTGCCTCCCAACATATCATTAAAAGTGGATAACGGAAAGTATCTGAGAACGCGGTCGCCAATTCTGGAGTTCGTATCTGAAGATCGTAACAAACAAGATTCGAGCTTTGTAGTGGAACTGCAGCCGGACGGACATGTCAAAATCGGGCAGGGGCAGGCTTTATCGACTAGATCTTACTGGGGC GAGATCGCTGCTGCATCATATATGTTTTGGCCGATTAAAATCGATGAAACTTCAATCGCCTTTCGCAGTCAGTACATCCAGAATTTCTGCTGCCGTCGCGAGAGAAATCCTATTTCAGGCGAGTTGGAGAATTTTCTAAGAGCGTCAGCTAACAGTATCACGAAAGAAGCAATAATGGAAGTGCAGGAATCGTTGTTGTCGAGAAAGATCTACAACGTGAGGTACCAGATGGAGTATGCTCAGATTTTCAACGAGGCGCCTTTCGTGGCAGGCTCTACCTCGCTCAGTAACCCGAACGAGGGGGTGGCTACTGTCCAGGCCTCAATTACATATACAGATGAAAAATCCTACTCTTTTACTCGAAGCTTATCGTTGACCAGGGGAGTCAGCAGCACCATCGAAGTTGGTGTGCCCATCATTACAAGCACTTCAATTACGGTGAGTTATGAGATAAATGGGTCGTTCGAGTGGGGTGAAACCATGACAACCTCAACGTCGGTTACAGCTACCGGGATAGTTCCCGTGCCTGGGAAGAGTATGGTTATTGTGGATTACGTTGGAACAAGAGGCATCTGCAATATTCCTTACTCTTACACTCAGCAAGACACGAGTTCCATCGATGGAAAAATTGTTAATACGATTCTTTATGATGGTATCTACAGTGGCGTCAGTTATTACAACTTCAGCTTCAATGTCAGAGAGATTAAGTCACTCTGA
- the LOC125211117 gene encoding cytochrome P450 71AU50-like, whose protein sequence is MELTWFWLMAVAILAGSLASLATRTKKKLPPGPKGIPILGHLHMLGKNPHHDLHRIAKDHGPIMYMRFGFVPNIIVSSPEAAELFLKTHDLVFASRPPHQASKYLSWDQRNLAFGAYGSYWRNMRKLCTLELLSNLKINSFRPMRREELGLFVESLTEASRLHAAVDLSAKVSSLAAGMSCRLVFGKKYAEKDIDERGFKGVIQEVMKLIAAPNLGDYLPFLGVLDLQGLTRRMKAVAKVFDDFFERVIEDHVRAGDRPEQAKDIVDTMMSIMQRGESEFQFDRRNIKAIMLDLLLASMDTSAASVEWMLSELMRNPTVMKKLQKELEQVVGLKRMVEESDLDQLEYLDMVVKESFRLHPVAPLLIPHYSREDSKVNGYDITKDSRILINTYAIGRDPNVWTDPEMFIPERFTGSDIDVRGKHFQLLPFGAGRRGCPGIQLGLIQVRLIVSQLVHCFDWQLPNDMSPNELDMNEEFGLVVSRVNHLMAIPTFRLQN, encoded by the exons ATGGAACTTACTTGGTTTTGGCTTATGGCCGTGGCCATTTTAGCTGGTTCTTTGGCTTCGTTGGCAACTAGGACAAAGAAGAAGCTGCCTCCAGGTCCAAAAGGGATCCCTATTCTGGGACATCTACACATGCTGGGGAAGAATCCTCACCATGACCTGCACAGGATTGCCAAAGATCACGGCCCGATTATGTACATGCGATTTGGGTTCGTTCCAAACATCATCGTTTCATCTCCTGAGGCAGCTGAGCTTTTCCTCAAAACACACGATCTTGTTTTTGCCAGCAGACCACCTCATCAGGCTTCTAAGTATCTCTCATGGGATCAGAGGAATCTGGCATTTGGGGCTTACGGATCGTATTGGCGGAACATGCGCAAGCTATGCACCTTAGAGCTGCTCAGCAACCTCAAGATCAATTCTTTCCGGCCTATGAGAAGGGAAGAGCTCGGTCTTTTTGTTGAATCCCTCACGGAAGCTTCCAGACTACACGCTGCTGTCGATCTTAGTGCCAAGGTCTCGTCCCTAGCGGCAGGGATGAGCTGCAGATTGGTGTTTGGCAAGAAATACGCTGAGAAAGACATAGATGAGAGAGGCTTCAAAGGTGTGATCCAAGAGGTGATGAAACTAATAGCGGCTCCCAATTTGGGTGATTACCTTCCTTTCCTTGGAGTCTTGGATCTGCAAGGGCTGACAAGGAGGATGAAGGCAGTCGCAAAAGTATTTGATGATTTCTTTGAGAGAGTTATAGAAGACCATGTTCGAGCAGGGGACCGTCCTGAGCAGGCCAAAGATATTGTTGATACCATGATGTCCATAATGCAACGTGGAGAATCTGAATTTCAGTTTGACAGACGTAACATCAAGGCCATTATGCTG GATTTGCTCCTAGCCTCAATGGATACATCAGCAGCATCAGTTGAGTGGATGCTCTCCGAACTGATGAGAAATCCAACAGTTATGAAGAAACTACAGAAAGAGTTGGAACAAGTTGTGGGATTAAAGAGGATGGTGGAGGAGTCTGACCTGGACCAACTCGAATATCTCGACATGGTTGTAAAGGAAAGCTTTAGGCTGCATCCAGTGGCTCCGCTGTTGATACCTCACTATTCCAGGGAAGACAGCAAGGTTAATGGCTATGACATAACGAAAGATTCAAGAATACTCATCAACACATATGCAATTGGGCGCGATCCAAATGTATGGACTGATCCGGAGATGTTCATTCCGGAGAGGTTCACTGGCAGTGACATCGATGTTAGAGGAAAACATTTCCAGCTCCTCCCATTTGGCGCTGGGAGGAGAGGTTGCCCCGGTATCCAACTGGGGCTCATCCAAGTTCGACTGATCGTGTCACAGTTAGTCCACTGCTTCGATTGGCAGCTCCCAAATGATATGTCGCCAAACGAGCTAGACATGAATGAGGAATTTGGCCTTGTTGTTTCAAGGGTCAATCATCTCATGGCAATCCCTACATTTCGGTTGCAGAACTAG